From the genome of Terriglobia bacterium, one region includes:
- a CDS encoding PilZ domain-containing protein codes for MTEGTIPISSAEAEQAPMIEKRRYPRYRIDVAVKVKVKTSSGIASYCYGRGGDISEGGMAIEVAHELSRGNLIRLSVTLPHCERAIECDAVVRHRNQFHYGLEFRELAEKDRMLLMRACQAMGVVQ; via the coding sequence ATGACCGAAGGGACGATTCCGATATCTTCCGCAGAAGCTGAGCAGGCGCCGATGATTGAGAAGCGGCGTTATCCGCGTTACCGGATTGACGTTGCCGTCAAGGTGAAAGTCAAGACGAGCAGCGGAATCGCGAGCTATTGCTATGGACGAGGCGGCGACATCAGCGAAGGTGGAATGGCAATAGAAGTAGCGCACGAGCTTTCGCGCGGGAACCTGATTCGACTTTCAGTGACCTTGCCGCATTGCGAGCGTGCGATAGAGTGCGACGCCGTGGTGCGGCATCGCAATCAGTTTCACTATGGGCTGGAGTTTCGCGAACTCGCGGAAAAGGATCGGATGTTGTTGATGCGGGCGTGCCAGGCGATGGGAGTGGTGCAATAA
- a CDS encoding CDP-alcohol phosphatidyltransferase family protein, which yields MKDRFWTAPNQLTLLRLIFVPFVVMNVLDHDYVWALGLFIAAGLSDALDGLLARVLEQRTRVGQFLDPIADKLLLSSLFMVLSFTRQIPWRYTVLVFSRDLCILAIAAVLYMTTNIHDFRPSIFGKLNTVAQVGAIFFVLLANISDANAVFLLRKSFLYATFALTTLSGVHYILLTGQKLHSINQGRPT from the coding sequence ATGAAAGACCGCTTCTGGACAGCGCCGAACCAGTTGACGCTGTTGCGGTTGATCTTCGTTCCCTTCGTCGTCATGAACGTCCTCGATCATGACTACGTCTGGGCGCTCGGCCTGTTTATCGCCGCCGGCCTCAGCGACGCCCTTGATGGCCTCCTCGCCCGCGTCCTCGAGCAGCGAACCCGCGTAGGCCAGTTCCTTGATCCCATTGCCGACAAACTCCTGCTCAGCTCTTTGTTTATGGTGTTGTCATTTACCCGCCAGATTCCATGGCGTTACACCGTGCTGGTCTTCAGCCGCGATCTCTGCATCCTCGCCATCGCCGCCGTGCTCTATATGACGACCAACATCCACGACTTCCGCCCAAGCATCTTCGGCAAACTGAACACCGTCGCCCAGGTTGGTGCGATTTTCTTCGTCCTGCTCGCCAATATCAGCGATGCCAACGCCGTGTTTCTGCTCCGCAAGTCTTTTCTGTACGCGACCTTCGCCCTGACCACTTTGTCTGGCGTGCACTACATCTTGCTCACCGGCCAAAAGCTGCACAGCATCAACCAGGGACGACCGACATAA
- a CDS encoding EamA family transporter: MSEAQRQFRLKVIVAFAMVYILWGSTYLAIGVAVDHVSPPMMGAARFITAGALMLLWRKLSGSSIAVSARELLRLTIIGTLLLVTSNVVLGWAEQMIPTGLAALLIAITPLWFLLLERLSRKGEHFSGRAVVGIVFGVAGVAVLMWPKLRLGTSFGHREVFGMALVLTASFSWASGSILSKRWHVGVDAYGASGWEMLMAGIVNLLVGASLGELPRTHWDRDAVLAISYLVIAGSWAGFTAYIWLLKNVPTSKVATYAYVNPIVAVFLGWLFRNETIDKWMLGGSAIIIASVILVTGARPRRPRELGVELPAVESTGD, from the coding sequence ATGTCTGAAGCTCAGCGACAATTCCGGCTCAAGGTCATCGTCGCATTCGCCATGGTTTACATCCTTTGGGGATCGACCTACCTGGCCATCGGCGTCGCTGTCGATCACGTCTCCCCGCCGATGATGGGCGCCGCGCGCTTCATCACCGCCGGAGCCTTGATGCTTCTCTGGCGCAAACTATCCGGCAGCTCCATAGCCGTCTCCGCCCGCGAACTCCTCCGCCTCACCATCATCGGCACGTTGCTTCTCGTCACCAGCAACGTCGTTCTTGGATGGGCCGAGCAAATGATTCCCACTGGCCTCGCCGCGCTCCTCATTGCCATTACTCCGCTGTGGTTTTTGCTCCTTGAGCGCCTCAGCCGAAAGGGCGAGCACTTCTCCGGGCGGGCCGTCGTCGGCATAGTCTTCGGGGTCGCCGGTGTCGCGGTGCTTATGTGGCCCAAACTGCGGCTCGGCACCAGCTTTGGGCATCGCGAAGTCTTCGGAATGGCGCTGGTTCTCACAGCCAGCTTCAGTTGGGCCAGCGGCTCCATCCTCTCGAAACGATGGCACGTCGGCGTCGACGCCTATGGCGCCAGCGGCTGGGAGATGCTGATGGCTGGCATCGTCAACCTTCTCGTCGGCGCCTCCCTCGGCGAACTCCCGCGAACCCACTGGGATCGCGACGCTGTTCTCGCCATCAGCTATCTCGTCATCGCCGGCTCCTGGGCAGGATTTACCGCCTACATCTGGTTGCTGAAAAACGTTCCCACCTCGAAGGTTGCCACCTACGCCTACGTGAATCCAATCGTTGCCGTCTTTCTCGGTTGGCTCTTCCGCAACGAAACCATTGACAAGTGGATGCTGGGCGGCAGCGCCATCATCATTGCCAGCGTAATCCTCGTCACTGGAGCCCGCCCCAGGCGGCCGCGTGAACTCGGAGTGGAATTGCCCGCCGTCGAAAGCACCGGTGACTGA